A genomic segment from uncultured Alistipes sp. encodes:
- a CDS encoding tyrosine-type recombinase/integrase — MIHKTVREIAAAWKEYKRPYVKQSTMAAYVLILENHVLPYFGDGDSLHEQEVQAFVLQKLERGLSVKTVKDILIVLKMVMKFGVKNEWMTYYEWDIKYPTTSTNKELEVLSVANHRKILNYIQSHFTFTGLGIYISLSTGLRIGEICALKWSDINVADGTITVSRTIERIYIIEGEKKHTELIINTPKTKNSCREIPMSKELLAMIKPLKKVVNEDFYVLTNDERPTEPRTYRNYYNGLMVKLDIPKLKYHGLRHSFATRCIEAGCDYKTVSVLLGHSNISTTLNLYVHPNMEQKKRCISKMFKSLGK; from the coding sequence ATGATTCATAAAACAGTTAGAGAAATTGCGGCGGCTTGGAAAGAATACAAGCGTCCTTATGTGAAGCAGTCCACAATGGCAGCTTATGTGTTAATCTTGGAGAACCACGTTCTTCCTTACTTCGGGGATGGTGATTCGCTCCACGAACAGGAGGTGCAGGCTTTCGTCTTGCAAAAGTTGGAACGTGGTTTGAGTGTCAAAACAGTCAAGGACATTCTGATTGTCCTTAAAATGGTGATGAAATTCGGGGTCAAAAATGAGTGGATGACCTATTATGAATGGGATATAAAGTATCCCACGACCTCCACCAACAAGGAACTGGAAGTGCTGTCTGTCGCCAATCATAGAAAGATACTAAACTACATCCAAAGCCACTTCACTTTTACCGGGCTTGGCATCTATATCAGTCTTAGTACCGGGCTGCGCATCGGAGAAATTTGCGCATTGAAATGGAGCGACATCAATGTAGCAGACGGCACAATAACAGTAAGTCGCACGATTGAGCGCATCTATATCATTGAGGGAGAGAAAAAGCATACAGAACTTATCATCAACACGCCTAAAACCAAAAACTCCTGCCGCGAAATTCCTATGAGCAAGGAATTGTTGGCTATGATTAAACCGTTGAAAAAGGTGGTCAATGAAGATTTCTATGTGCTTACCAACGATGAACGTCCCACAGAGCCACGCACGTATCGCAACTATTACAATGGCTTGATGGTAAAGCTCGACATCCCCAAACTGAAATATCACGGTCTGCGTCACAGCTTCGCCACCCGTTGTATTGAAGCCGGATGCGACTATAAAACTGTCAGTGTATTGTTAGGCCACTCCAATATTTCGACCACGCTCAACCTTTATGTTCATCCCAATATGGAACAGAAGAAGCGTTGCATTTCCAAAATGTTCAAATCATTGGGAAAGTAG
- a CDS encoding restriction endonuclease subunit S, producing MSDFATKITKKNKGNIVKNVLCNSANLGLVPQGNYFDREIANTENTDGYYVICNGDFVYNPRKSTAAPFGPVNIYEGEDAGIISPLYLCFSVHNIFPKFLYYRFKSSAWHSYVYSHGDSGVRFDRVSIKDDVFFDMPIYKPAQDEQIKIATLLQLIDDRISTQNKIIEDLKKLKSAIAETLFCTPKESMPAKRLSPYSKEWKLVKLSDICQRIQTKNIGRQCRQVLTIAAQYGLVNQEDFFNKTVASENLEGYYLLQKGDFAYNKSYSGDYTWGAIKRLERYDKGVLSPLYICFRPDSSKVDADFLAHYFESKKWYKGVADIAGEGARNHGLLNISVIDFFNTTHRIPNIDEQKRIAKILNSLSLKLSCEQRIMQSLVMQRNYLLRNMFI from the coding sequence TTGAGTGATTTCGCTACAAAGATTACGAAGAAAAACAAAGGGAATATAGTTAAGAATGTTTTGTGTAATTCTGCAAACTTAGGTCTTGTTCCGCAAGGTAATTACTTCGATAGAGAAATTGCAAATACGGAAAATACAGATGGGTATTATGTTATATGTAATGGTGACTTTGTTTATAATCCAAGAAAATCAACCGCAGCTCCATTTGGTCCTGTTAATATCTATGAGGGGGAAGATGCTGGAATAATATCACCCTTATACCTCTGTTTTTCTGTACATAACATATTTCCCAAATTCCTTTATTACCGTTTTAAGAGTTCTGCTTGGCATTCATATGTATATTCTCATGGTGATTCTGGGGTTAGATTTGACCGAGTAAGCATTAAAGATGACGTGTTTTTTGATATGCCAATATATAAACCAGCGCAAGATGAGCAAATTAAAATTGCAACTTTATTACAGTTAATAGATGACCGTATTTCAACTCAGAACAAAATCATTGAGGATTTGAAGAAATTAAAGTCAGCCATTGCAGAAACTCTATTCTGTACTCCCAAAGAATCAATGCCTGCTAAAAGGTTATCACCATACAGCAAGGAGTGGAAATTGGTTAAACTTTCTGATATATGCCAAAGGATTCAAACTAAAAATATAGGTAGACAATGCAGACAAGTTTTGACTATTGCGGCGCAATATGGACTTGTCAACCAAGAAGATTTCTTCAATAAGACTGTTGCAAGTGAAAATTTGGAAGGATATTATCTTTTACAGAAAGGGGATTTTGCCTATAATAAAAGTTATTCGGGTGATTACACATGGGGTGCAATAAAACGATTGGAACGGTATGATAAAGGCGTATTATCCCCTTTGTATATCTGTTTTCGACCTGATTCAAGCAAGGTAGATGCAGACTTTCTTGCACATTACTTTGAATCCAAGAAATGGTATAAAGGTGTTGCTGATATAGCAGGTGAAGGTGCAAGGAATCATGGATTACTTAACATTTCTGTGATTGATTTTTTTAATACAACTCACCGCATACCTAATATAGACGAGCAAAAACGTATAGCGAAAATTCTCAACTCGTTATCCTTAAAATTGTCTTGTGAACAACGCATTATGCAAAGTCTGGTGATGCAACGAAACTATTTATTACGCAATATGTTTATATAA
- a CDS encoding ORF6N domain-containing protein, protein MAKDREKIEGKASEQVANCGQLPEVIDIKPMIRVIRGQQVIIDRDLALLYGVETRVLNQAVKRNSERFPDDFMFQLSKEDVEILKSQNVTSSWGGDRRLPYAFTEQGIAMLSSVLKSQTAVDVNIRIMRAFVSMRRFIATNAQLFQRLETIEYHQLEMKQHQEVTDKRIDEVFKRLDANIPPIQGIFYDGQVFDAYRFVSDLMRKAKRSIVLIDNYVDDTVLTLLDKRENGVTATIYTQRISSQFQLDVDRHNAQYPLIEIKLFNKAHDRFLLVDDEVYHIGASIKDLGKKWFGFTLMRDITATELINKIKE, encoded by the coding sequence ATGGCGAAAGACAGGGAAAAGATAGAGGGTAAGGCAAGCGAACAGGTCGCAAATTGCGGCCAGTTACCAGAGGTTATTGACATAAAGCCGATGATTCGGGTAATCAGAGGCCAACAAGTCATAATTGACAGGGATTTGGCTCTGTTATACGGTGTGGAAACCAGAGTGTTGAACCAAGCTGTAAAACGAAACAGTGAGCGATTCCCAGATGACTTCATGTTTCAACTCAGCAAAGAGGACGTTGAAATCTTGAAATCACAAAATGTGACTTCAAGTTGGGGCGGCGACAGAAGATTGCCTTACGCATTTACAGAACAAGGTATTGCCATGCTTAGCTCTGTCTTGAAATCACAAACTGCCGTAGATGTGAATATCCGCATTATGCGAGCCTTTGTGTCCATGCGCCGTTTCATTGCCACTAATGCTCAACTGTTCCAGCGGCTTGAAACGATAGAATACCATCAACTGGAAATGAAACAGCATCAAGAGGTAACGGACAAGCGCATTGACGAGGTTTTCAAGCGACTTGACGCAAACATTCCACCCATACAAGGCATATTCTATGATGGACAAGTGTTTGACGCTTACCGTTTCGTGTCTGATTTGATGCGAAAGGCCAAACGTTCAATCGTGCTTATTGATAACTATGTGGATGACACCGTGCTTACCTTGCTTGACAAGAGGGAGAACGGAGTGACGGCAACCATCTACACACAACGTATCAGTAGCCAGTTTCAGTTGGATGTTGACCGTCACAATGCCCAATATCCACTCATAGAGATAAAGCTATTTAATAAAGCGCATGACCGCTTCTTGCTTGTGGACGATGAGGTTTACCACATAGGAGCATCCATCAAAGATTTGGGTAAAAAGTGGTTTGGCTTTACCCTAATGCGTGACATCACGGCAACCGAACTTATCAACAAAATTAAAGAGTAA
- a CDS encoding restriction endonuclease subunit S, with protein sequence MSALADKLYSSTKGETYSFRQLFDVVNERNKKLTYSNVLSASQELGMIERSDINIDIKFEQDSISKYKIVRRGDYVVHLRSFQGGFAFSDRTGICSPAYTILRPHDMVVYGYLSYFFTSKPFIKSLKLVTYGIRDGRSINVEEWLDMTVTLPTKREQSHILAIINAIDNKLHNENQIHNYMFRQRTYLLKTMFI encoded by the coding sequence ATGTCAGCCCTTGCAGATAAACTCTATTCATCTACGAAAGGCGAAACTTATTCTTTTCGACAGCTCTTTGATGTGGTTAATGAGAGGAACAAGAAACTTACATACTCCAATGTTTTATCAGCCAGTCAAGAATTGGGGATGATTGAACGGAGCGATATAAACATAGACATTAAATTTGAGCAAGATAGCATCAGTAAATATAAGATTGTCCGCAGAGGTGATTATGTAGTTCATCTTCGCTCATTTCAAGGTGGTTTTGCTTTTTCAGATAGAACTGGAATATGCAGTCCTGCATATACAATCCTGCGCCCCCATGATATGGTAGTATATGGTTATCTTTCCTATTTTTTTACGTCAAAACCATTTATAAAGTCACTCAAACTTGTTACATACGGTATTCGTGACGGACGTTCAATCAATGTAGAAGAATGGTTGGATATGACGGTAACACTTCCAACAAAACGTGAACAGTCACACATTCTTGCAATCATAAATGCAATAGATAACAAATTGCACAATGAAAATCAGATACATAATTATATGTTTCGACAAAGGACATACTTGCTGAAAACGATGTTTATATAA
- a CDS encoding relaxase, with translation MIAKAKAVAHGIRAMLYVSGESRNKKHPERITRICDNFMPQGMDATGIFTEMKFATMNHPNIKNNVIRMEISPAMENTENFTLEDWRQLWQDFAAAFDMQEIRNKDGKIVSARTNISGSKSSVWLHEESDSGIPHLHAIVSRVDEDGNINNDHAIHLRAQRAAEMIARQRGWTTAQHIHETNIPKVSADCMEVLRELDKWSWDGYQERLAAKGYDLYLRKDKKDVIRGYVLLKGNTKFKASELGKGRNLTASRIRQTWEKLHQGKAQQVRPATKQPVVATSKPSIPIGTQQKPQPVIYQSNLIFENYTTYKPNRQPTEFEHDGKTYKRYLPDKVLDFFNDEFDYRELANWQDLQNLAMAYFTLITSPYDVTSGGGGGGSQSDLKWGRDPKEDEIEFARRCAQAASNRIGRHPKGGIKRK, from the coding sequence ATGATAGCCAAGGCAAAGGCCGTAGCCCACGGCATCAGGGCGATGCTCTATGTGTCGGGTGAGTCAAGGAACAAGAAGCATCCAGAAAGGATTACCCGTATCTGCGACAACTTCATGCCGCAGGGTATGGATGCGACAGGTATTTTTACGGAAATGAAGTTTGCCACGATGAACCATCCGAATATCAAGAACAATGTCATCCGCATGGAGATAAGCCCGGCGATGGAGAATACCGAAAACTTCACTTTGGAGGATTGGCGGCAACTGTGGCAGGACTTCGCCGCCGCTTTCGACATGCAGGAAATCCGCAACAAGGACGGCAAGATAGTTTCCGCACGGACGAACATATCGGGCAGCAAATCGTCTGTATGGTTGCATGAGGAATCCGACAGCGGCATACCCCATCTTCATGCCATCGTCAGCCGTGTGGACGAGGACGGGAACATCAACAACGACCACGCCATACACCTGCGCGCACAACGGGCGGCTGAAATGATAGCCCGACAAAGGGGATGGACTACGGCGCAGCACATCCATGAAACCAACATCCCGAAAGTCAGTGCCGACTGCATGGAAGTCTTGCGCGAGCTTGACAAGTGGTCTTGGGACGGCTACCAAGAAAGGCTTGCCGCCAAAGGCTACGACTTGTATCTGCGCAAGGACAAGAAAGATGTCATACGTGGTTATGTGCTTCTCAAAGGCAACACGAAGTTCAAGGCATCGGAACTTGGAAAGGGGCGCAACCTGACTGCATCCCGTATCAGGCAAACATGGGAAAAACTGCATCAAGGTAAGGCGCAACAAGTCCGTCCGGCAACCAAACAGCCTGTTGTAGCGACATCGAAGCCGTCCATTCCCATTGGTACGCAACAAAAGCCACAGCCTGTTATATACCAAAGTAACCTGATATTCGAGAACTATACCACTTATAAACCGAATCGTCAGCCTACGGAGTTTGAGCATGACGGCAAGACCTACAAGCGTTATCTCCCGGACAAGGTGCTTGACTTTTTCAATGACGAGTTCGACTACCGGGAACTGGCCAACTGGCAGGACTTGCAGAACTTGGCGATGGCTTACTTCACTCTTATAACTTCTCCCTATGATGTGACATCGGGCGGAGGTGGCGGCGGTTCGCAGTCAGACTTGAAATGGGGACGCGACCCAAAAGAGGATGAGATAGAATTTGCCCGTAGATGTGCGCAAGCCGCTTCAAACAGAATCGGCAGACATCCCAAAGGCGGAATAAAACGGAAATGA
- a CDS encoding helix-turn-helix domain-containing protein, giving the protein MTENKTSKMNLEQERKIAELQERVNRLENLCYAAKEVLNLEEAANFLGIAKSTLYKMTHLNQLPYFKPAGKLIFFEKKKLIEWVHGAKSKSVDEIKEEAAAKIQEMNERQ; this is encoded by the coding sequence ATGACAGAAAACAAGACATCAAAAATGAATCTCGAACAGGAGCGCAAGATTGCTGAGCTTCAGGAACGGGTGAACCGACTGGAAAACCTTTGCTATGCGGCCAAGGAAGTACTGAACTTAGAGGAAGCGGCTAACTTTCTCGGCATTGCCAAAAGCACCCTATATAAGATGACGCACTTGAACCAACTGCCGTACTTCAAGCCTGCGGGCAAACTCATTTTCTTTGAGAAAAAGAAACTGATTGAATGGGTGCATGGCGCAAAATCAAAGTCAGTTGACGAAATCAAGGAGGAAGCGGCTGCCAAGATTCAGGAAATGAACGAAAGACAATGA
- a CDS encoding plasmid mobilization protein, which translates to MAYEEDTSKQQSGQEKPVVRRDKVVVTKVTEQELAQIKSTADQCGMTRSNFIRARALGYKPRQRLSDKDLDGLRQLAACRTDMVNFANALHGLTDNEKIRLFRQQPIMLDWYEKVAFVTNRVTDFLQSAQTANSYPAGTTNENAKEDGA; encoded by the coding sequence ATGGCATACGAAGAAGATACTTCCAAACAGCAATCCGGGCAGGAGAAGCCTGTTGTAAGGCGTGACAAGGTGGTGGTCACCAAAGTCACGGAACAGGAGCTTGCACAAATCAAAAGTACCGCTGACCAGTGCGGCATGACACGCAGCAATTTCATCCGTGCGAGGGCACTCGGCTACAAGCCACGGCAAAGGCTTTCCGACAAGGATTTGGACGGATTGCGGCAACTTGCGGCTTGCAGGACTGACATGGTGAACTTCGCCAACGCCCTGCACGGACTGACCGACAACGAGAAGATACGCCTTTTCCGCCAGCAGCCTATCATGCTTGACTGGTACGAGAAAGTGGCATTTGTCACAAACCGTGTCACCGACTTCTTGCAGTCCGCACAGACGGCCAACAGTTATCCGGCAGGAACAACAAACGAAAATGCTAAGGAGGACGGAGCATGA
- a CDS encoding restriction endonuclease subunit S — protein MTMADNKDKKVLNVPALRFPEFTDEWKEVLFASNLERLENGATYNTNDKDGVPMSRIETISTGRIDYTKVGHCSTPQKIEHYIMRYGDILFSHINSLKHIGKTAYYSAEEPLYHGMNLLLFRCKNNVDSKFFFFLINNTHFIRKCQILAKQAVNQASISTSDLKKIKVYIPDINEQSKIQKFLSLIEKRIELQNKIIEKYESLIQAICDTLIEQETQQVTLSFSDFGQSYSGLSGKSADDFGEGYPFITYMNVYQNQIIDLTDVGLVKINETEQQSVVRYGDILLTLSSETPEEVGMGAVYLGETYPLYLNSFCFGIHITDESKIYPPFLAYYVSSQSFRKAVYPLAQGSTRFNLQKSDFMKKKFSFPVIEKQHKIYSILKIYSDKLIVEKLIMRLLCNQKCYLLRQLFI, from the coding sequence ATGACTATGGCAGACAATAAAGATAAGAAAGTCCTTAATGTTCCGGCTTTGCGATTTCCGGAGTTTACGGATGAATGGAAAGAAGTACTTTTTGCAAGTAATCTTGAAAGATTGGAGAATGGAGCGACCTATAACACAAATGATAAAGATGGCGTTCCGATGTCCCGTATAGAAACAATATCAACAGGACGTATAGACTATACAAAAGTTGGTCATTGTTCTACTCCTCAAAAAATAGAACATTATATAATGCGATATGGTGACATTCTTTTTAGCCATATCAATAGCCTAAAGCATATAGGAAAGACCGCATATTATAGTGCAGAAGAACCTTTATATCATGGGATGAATTTGTTATTATTTCGTTGTAAGAACAATGTCGATTCTAAATTTTTCTTTTTCCTCATAAATAATACCCATTTCATACGTAAATGTCAAATTTTAGCAAAACAAGCCGTAAATCAAGCAAGTATTAGTACCTCCGATTTGAAGAAGATAAAAGTATATATCCCCGATATAAATGAACAATCAAAAATACAGAAATTCCTTTCTCTGATTGAAAAACGTATTGAGCTGCAAAACAAAATCATTGAGAAATACGAATCCTTAATTCAGGCGATATGCGATACCTTGATTGAACAAGAAACGCAGCAAGTCACATTATCTTTTAGTGACTTTGGGCAATCATATTCAGGGTTATCAGGAAAAAGCGCAGATGATTTTGGTGAAGGTTATCCGTTCATAACATACATGAATGTCTATCAGAATCAAATCATTGATTTAACAGATGTGGGGCTTGTAAAAATCAATGAAACAGAACAACAGTCTGTTGTTCGTTATGGCGATATTCTTCTTACGTTATCTTCTGAAACGCCGGAAGAAGTTGGAATGGGTGCAGTGTATTTGGGAGAAACTTATCCTTTGTATCTGAATAGTTTCTGCTTTGGTATTCATATAACCGATGAATCCAAGATATATCCTCCATTTTTGGCTTATTATGTTTCATCACAATCATTTAGAAAAGCCGTGTATCCATTGGCACAGGGCAGCACACGCTTTAATTTGCAGAAAAGTGACTTTATGAAGAAAAAGTTTTCTTTTCCAGTGATAGAAAAGCAACACAAAATATACTCAATCCTCAAAATCTATTCCGACAAACTAATTGTTGAAAAACTGATAATGAGATTGCTTTGTAATCAAAAGTGTTATCTGTTACGCCAGTTGTTTATATGA
- a CDS encoding type I restriction-modification system subunit M has protein sequence MSEELQQKLRDQLWEVANKLRGNMSASDFMYFTLGFIFYKYLSEKIEAYANNALVDDEVSFKELWTMEGEDAAELQEELKKQCLEGVGYFIEPTYLFSSVIDRIKKKENILPILERSLKRIEDSTLGHDSEEDFGGLFSDIDLASPKLGKTADDKNTLVSNVLLALDDIKFGVEASNEIDILGDAYEYMIGQFAAGAGKKAGEFYTPQEVSQILAEIVSIGHARLRNVYDPTCGSGSLLLRAAKVGHAVDIYGQEKNPTTYNLARMNMLLHGIKFSNFKIENGDTLEWDAFGDTQFDAVVANPPFSAEWSAADKFNNDDRFSKAGRLAPKKTADYAFILHMIYHLNEGGTMACVAPHGVLFRGNAEGVIRRFLIEKKNYIDAIIGLPANIFYGTSIPTCILVMKKCRKEDDNILFIDASKEFEKVKTQNKLRPQHIQKIVETYRDRKEIEKYSHLATLQEIADNDYNLNIPRYVDTFEEEEPIDIKAVMAEIKELETKRAELDKEIDVYLKELGIV, from the coding sequence ATGAGCGAAGAATTACAACAGAAACTCCGTGACCAACTTTGGGAAGTGGCCAATAAGTTGCGCGGTAATATGTCGGCCAGTGATTTCATGTATTTCACTTTGGGCTTCATCTTCTACAAATACCTTTCGGAGAAGATAGAGGCATACGCCAACAATGCTTTGGTGGATGATGAAGTGTCATTCAAAGAATTGTGGACTATGGAGGGCGAGGATGCCGCCGAACTGCAAGAGGAACTGAAAAAGCAATGCTTGGAGGGTGTCGGCTACTTTATCGAACCGACTTACCTTTTCTCATCGGTGATAGACCGGATAAAGAAGAAAGAGAACATATTGCCCATCCTTGAACGCTCGTTGAAGCGGATTGAGGACAGCACATTGGGGCATGACAGTGAGGAAGATTTCGGTGGTCTGTTCTCTGATATAGACCTTGCTTCACCCAAGCTGGGCAAGACGGCTGATGACAAAAATACCCTCGTCAGCAATGTACTGTTGGCATTGGATGATATAAAGTTTGGCGTGGAAGCCTCGAATGAGATAGATATTCTTGGCGATGCCTACGAGTATATGATTGGCCAGTTCGCTGCTGGAGCCGGAAAGAAAGCCGGGGAGTTCTATACTCCGCAAGAGGTCAGTCAGATATTGGCAGAAATCGTGTCTATCGGTCATGCGCGGCTTCGCAATGTGTACGACCCGACTTGCGGTAGCGGCTCGTTGCTTCTTCGTGCGGCAAAGGTCGGTCACGCGGTGGATATTTACGGACAAGAGAAGAATCCGACCACTTACAACCTTGCCCGGATGAATATGCTGCTGCACGGCATCAAGTTCAGCAACTTCAAGATTGAGAACGGTGATACATTAGAATGGGATGCCTTTGGCGATACGCAGTTTGACGCGGTTGTGGCAAATCCTCCTTTCTCTGCAGAATGGAGTGCCGCAGACAAGTTCAATAACGATGACCGTTTTAGCAAGGCCGGACGGCTCGCGCCGAAAAAAACAGCCGACTACGCCTTTATCCTCCACATGATTTACCACTTGAATGAGGGTGGCACGATGGCTTGCGTAGCTCCGCATGGTGTATTGTTCCGTGGCAATGCAGAGGGTGTAATCCGCCGTTTCCTCATAGAGAAGAAGAACTATATAGATGCTATTATCGGTTTGCCAGCCAACATCTTCTATGGTACAAGCATACCAACCTGCATCCTTGTGATGAAGAAGTGCCGTAAGGAGGATGACAATATCCTGTTCATTGATGCCAGCAAGGAGTTTGAGAAAGTCAAAACCCAAAACAAGCTTCGTCCGCAACACATCCAAAAGATAGTCGAAACCTATCGTGACCGTAAGGAAATAGAAAAGTACAGTCACCTTGCCACGCTGCAAGAGATAGCCGACAACGATTATAACCTGAACATCCCTCGTTACGTTGATACGTTTGAGGAAGAAGAACCGATTGACATCAAGGCAGTAATGGCGGAAATCAAAGAATTAGAGACTAAACGTGCCGAGTTGGATAAGGAGATTGACGTATATCTGAAAGAGTTGGGAATTGTATAA
- a CDS encoding DUF4268 domain-containing protein, with translation MKLGKLEQVTDLRSVWKHEAKDFTPWLAKEENLEILSEAVGIDIVVEEQESNVGDFSVDLYATEEGTGRRIIIENQLEETNHDHLGKIITYASGKDAEVIIWIVKKARDEHKQAIEWLNQHTDDKFEFFLIEIELWKINDSEPAPKFNIVERPNNWAKAMKKTAGLSETESLQLAFWEQFNNEAPKYSAFMKNFKLRKPQAQHWYDLGMGSSAYHLCMTLNTKNNSLSAGLYVHEDKEIIAKFKANEELVTKILGISDQNEIEWRLNDNKKSSRFLVLHSMGDMNDKDNWNRGCAWLCDMCIRIKQVVKEILK, from the coding sequence ATGAAGTTAGGCAAATTAGAACAAGTAACAGACCTCCGCTCTGTTTGGAAGCACGAAGCTAAGGATTTCACTCCTTGGCTGGCCAAAGAAGAAAATTTAGAGATTCTTAGTGAAGCGGTGGGCATAGATATAGTTGTCGAAGAACAGGAATCCAATGTAGGCGATTTTAGTGTTGACCTGTACGCTACAGAGGAAGGGACAGGGCGGCGAATTATCATAGAGAACCAACTGGAAGAAACTAATCACGACCATTTGGGTAAGATTATTACGTATGCTTCGGGTAAAGATGCGGAGGTGATTATTTGGATTGTCAAGAAAGCACGTGACGAGCATAAACAAGCCATAGAATGGCTGAATCAACATACAGATGACAAATTTGAGTTTTTCCTAATAGAGATTGAATTATGGAAAATCAACGATTCTGAACCAGCTCCTAAGTTCAATATCGTAGAACGCCCCAATAATTGGGCAAAGGCTATGAAAAAGACTGCTGGACTTTCGGAAACTGAAAGTCTGCAACTCGCTTTTTGGGAACAATTCAACAATGAAGCTCCCAAATATTCTGCTTTTATGAAGAATTTCAAATTACGAAAGCCGCAAGCTCAACATTGGTATGACCTTGGGATGGGGTCATCCGCATATCATCTTTGCATGACATTGAATACTAAAAATAACAGTCTATCTGCAGGATTGTATGTTCACGAAGACAAAGAAATTATTGCAAAATTCAAGGCTAATGAAGAACTTGTCACCAAGATTTTAGGTATATCAGACCAAAATGAAATCGAATGGCGTTTGAATGATAACAAAAAGTCAAGTCGTTTCTTAGTCCTTCATTCTATGGGAGATATGAATGACAAAGATAATTGGAATAGAGGCTGTGCATGGCTTTGTGACATGTGCATAAGAATAAAACAAGTAGTTAAAGAGATACTAAAATAG
- a CDS encoding restriction endonuclease subunit S, producing the protein MQERNEKNVDGRTICSVSVSQGVVNQIEYLGRSFAAKQTSHYNIVKYGDIVYTKSPTGDFPYGIIKRSDIREDVAVSPLYGVYIPASDSVGVILHFYFMQPSNAFNYLHPLIQKGAKNTINITNGRFLENSVPLPISKSEANTIAGILKTIQAKIEIEKNLLQSYTKEKEYLLRQMFI; encoded by the coding sequence TTGCAAGAGCGGAATGAGAAGAATGTTGATGGAAGAACCATTTGTTCTGTGTCTGTCAGCCAAGGGGTTGTAAATCAAATTGAATATCTTGGACGTTCTTTTGCAGCGAAACAGACAAGTCACTATAATATTGTCAAATACGGAGATATTGTTTATACGAAAAGTCCGACTGGTGATTTCCCGTATGGTATAATAAAGCGTAGCGATATTCGAGAAGATGTAGCTGTTTCACCTTTGTATGGAGTTTATATTCCTGCAAGTGATAGTGTAGGCGTAATTTTGCATTTCTATTTTATGCAACCAAGTAATGCTTTCAACTATCTTCATCCGCTCATACAAAAAGGTGCAAAGAACACTATAAACATAACCAATGGAAGATTTTTGGAAAATTCCGTTCCTCTTCCTATTTCAAAAAGTGAGGCCAACACTATAGCTGGAATCTTGAAAACTATCCAAGCAAAGATTGAGATAGAGAAAAATTTGTTACAATCATACACCAAAGAGAAAGAGTATCTGTTACGTCAGATGTTCATATAA